The genomic stretch CCAGTTTACAAACGCGTCCTTTTGATTTCATTCGTCGGCAAGACCCTCAGCACCTTTTGAACTTCATTCAAAATGAGCATCCTCAAACCATAGCCTTGATTTTATGTTATATGGATCCCAATAAAGCATCACAAATTCTATCGAATTTGCCTCATAATATACAAGCAGATGTAGCAAAGCGCGTAGCTCTAATGGAGAGGGTTTCTCCTGATATTTTGAGGGAAGTAGAAAGGGTTTTAGAAAGAAAGCTATCAGCTTTGTCTTCTGAAGATTATACTTCCGCAGGTGGTATTGATGCCATTGTTGAAATTTTGAACAATGTGGATAGGGCAACAGAAAAGACCATTATCGAAGCTTTGGAAGATGATGACCCCGAATTAGCAGAAGAAATCAAAAAGAGAATGTTTGTATTCGAAGACATTGTCCTTCTCGAGGATCGTCATATCCAAAGGGTGTTGCGAGAAGTAGATGCTCAAGACTTAGCAAGAGCTCTAAAACAAGTAGATCCGGATGTTCAAGAGAAAATCTTTAAAAACATGTCCAAGCGAGCTGCTTCCCTTTTGAAAGAAGATATGGAATACATGGGACCCATTCGTTTAAAGGATGTTGAGGAAGCACAGCAGAAGATCGTAAATATCATTCGAAAGTTAGAAGAGCAAGGAGAGATTGTCGTAGCAAGGGGCGGCGAAGACGAAATTGTGGTTTAAAATTTCCATTGGATGCCAAATCCACTTTGTCCCAGAAGATAACTTCTCTCCTCATCGTTTCTTATTCCTAAGTACAAAAAGCCGAAGGAAAAAAGCAAAGAACCTATCCCCAAAGTTGCTGAGGTTTGAGCTCTTTGGAAATATTCGAAAGATTTTTTTCTTGCTGTTTCAATTTTATAGAATTCAGATAGCCCCCATTTTTCAAACTCATAATAATTGGGGATTTGGGGACTTCGGATTGAATCCAATACTTTTTCTTTTTGGATGTTATAATAGACCCATCCACCGGCAAAAATCAGGCTTTGTAAAGCGAAACCAAGTGACAAATCATAATAATCCCAGTCTCCTATGACGGTTCTTGGAGCATAATAGAATTCTTGGTTATTTCCTTCTCTCAAAGTAAAAAAATATTCGTTTTTGCTTTGGTTTAAATCTAATATGGCATTGGTGTCAAGGAAGCCTTCTTTTGATAATCGTAAACGATAGATTTTTTTTGGGATTTTCACAACCAAAGGAGTTTTCCCCATATAACGCTCATCAAAAAAAACGTCCACATCGGGCTGATGAGTTTTGATCAAAATTTCAGAGTATTTCACATCATCACAATGATATTCAATCATTTTCTTCTTTTGGTCCTTTAAAGAATAAGTTTTATGGCAAAATTCACTATAAATAGAAATTTCAAAATCTTCGTGGGGTAGTAAAATTTCTTTTGTGTTTTTTCCGTAAGTAAGGGAATTCACATAA from Leptospiraceae bacterium encodes the following:
- the fliG gene encoding flagellar motor switch protein FliG encodes the protein MAVHSKKQQYTGKQKAAIFLITLGPEVAAEIFKHLREDEIETLTFEMAKLDKITPEDKEAVLLEFNEMMMAQEFITTGGIDYAREVLEKALGTQKAIDIINRLTSSLQTRPFDFIRRQDPQHLLNFIQNEHPQTIALILCYMDPNKASQILSNLPHNIQADVAKRVALMERVSPDILREVERVLERKLSALSSEDYTSAGGIDAIVEILNNVDRATEKTIIEALEDDDPELAEEIKKRMFVFEDIVLLEDRHIQRVLREVDAQDLARALKQVDPDVQEKIFKNMSKRAASLLKEDMEYMGPIRLKDVEEAQQKIVNIIRKLEEQGEIVVARGGEDEIVV
- a CDS encoding PEGA domain-containing protein, with the translated sequence MYRIFFFLLFLAFSSVSPENQICKKIFKILILPVFFDLKAEKHQELLYLQEGISEILFSYLRTNYWIRKKITPALTFRFTKERFFECGDQILEFQLFKEIKEISLKPKTSKMDIFFDLAIQYQADGIVSGFMETKKESLEIEWIYIDAWDRKNSFSKLITLDIKNPYSEENQKKIFDVAQYLTKEALKENRLKINIQSDIQEYFVYVNSLTYGKNTKEILLPHEDFEISIYSEFCHKTYSLKDQKKKMIEYHCDDVKYSEILIKTHQPDVDVFFDERYMGKTPLVVKIPKKIYRLRLSKEGFLDTNAILDLNQSKNEYFFTLREGNNQEFYYAPRTVIGDWDYYDLSLGFALQSLIFAGGWVYYNIQKEKVLDSIRSPQIPNYYEFEKWGLSEFYKIETARKKSFEYFQRAQTSATLGIGSLLFSFGFLYLGIRNDEERSYLLGQSGFGIQWKF